One segment of Rhipicephalus sanguineus isolate Rsan-2018 chromosome 6, BIME_Rsan_1.4, whole genome shotgun sequence DNA contains the following:
- the LOC119396343 gene encoding serine/arginine repetitive matrix protein 2 isoform X4: protein MEDISLPHDTRVEDILADYFTKKIEGKDAEAKEKHSDSQHSSKSKKSKKRKHKKKKKHKTRKAHSENEEEERARSSADECWVEVTAGKDKENSAKDKSDSTDKEPKKKQKSKSKRRDASASSNLDAATAQDVPSKDKGGTCKDEDRGGGKGDTVQKEPATKDDVKQAEHTGHTSRRSSLSTSPARSRRASSSSDSDDDHKSASAAEPASRASKAEPPKKPTQKKGRSYRTKRCRSSGSSDSSEDDRDKQSRSRSRSLSQGASPRLSRQNRARSSSRSRRGTQSKDLRQERSKSRDDSRYDRSRDRSRSPKRSSPVRSQLHGQSRSRLSRSPERSRMGRSRSRRRSQGRHSRSPRRYESLRGHSPRRSEVIRNRSPRRTEGRRSRSPRRTESRRSRSPRRPESRRSPSPSRGRGWSGSKQSRGRTPPRRSRSRKRSVSRQRGRRSQSPSSKHSRRSTSRDKRHERKSQSPKGERKSRSCSRKRSVSTQRRSSRHSSSGDSSSDRSKSNERDKKTEEKASSARASTPDKGSASSVDEDEKEKRAKSAEEKLKRGKSSDKESSNDGGKNQVVLYGPFEEEEASFDEEPSPDRAESTTKPTQPETCSGGAGKNVKNQPATSSLDAVPLPAEPAAQSEDTQLEDMDISDSPSSGGVLEVEDSLSQSLTSGERHSSPSVSSHHQNETRASQQCVPPQKVPTSEETLAKTAPTKAAIPWTYAEMQPPPPPPWLKPEVTKPVGQVRPFVREVNPSELAAQKGLLQGKQEGVGAVGSLVTVQPSTDPPLIAPDKSTYRAEELSALANSAAKAAQQSAFPDVSAKLIPQISLATVPPPPVNVHSGALYSATVMPVHVPYQFMGLPGHGQVGPGATLPVAQEKSAHVTEQHHEQCPPQPQQSRDNQPSDSADSTSTAPQLSGPPVSESNPPSPTKKSEVTSKAPDVGVAEEAKDGNESGSSSRSSSPAEGRSRSSSKERLNSRTSRSRSGDREIAKRSRSSESRSPSSDAKRLRKDDRADSEEKRTKSEGLDRHDSASPDRKARDSRARKKSVSPDRKQSKTNDRKRSKSRDRRRSKSRDRRSKSRDRRRSQSRDRKRSPIRERRRSKSRERRPSKSRERRRSKSRDRKRSKSRDRKRSKSRERKRSKSRERKRSKSRDRRRSKSRDRKRSRSRDRKRSKSRERRTSVGRSGTRSARRRSASRSRRSRSRDQTKRRSQSRERARQRRSQSKGRDSSRRKSRDREAPRGGLILKRYKNELSSESDSSPERKSKAKPSSPVKKRQRRDSDAESVSSGDDKPEDNRVASPMMSDTDEPDADGKGDDCTDSEKEKELEKQQSSETASKDKYKDAPYGPLPPNEAVTPPAPKDAHHSDDEMDDEQDVPAGSNISSSLETKAGSKALHTQVVSSSSSKESICLAGDTLLASSKGHGTCSDSTARRSPELKQERQERSTNKGDKMNSEKLSVPCGESAVSSSTGSPGQPEERPKSRGGLSEDLNTKKISGGNSSSVRGPPACTDPNDDGEKKPSTTTDDKAKEASYNDDTRSTSDNERKSRSRSPSSTSSIERARTRRESSSSSTSPSPERDASKEPSKSRSTSPDSPDRETRDESPEKKSRSRDAKRSRSREKKRSKSQEKRRSHSREKKRSHSREKKRSLSREKKRSKSRERRMSRSRDRSRRSKERKRSRSREKKRSPSREKRRSRSREKRRSRSRDKRRSRSRERKPSPSRDKRRSRSREKKRSISRDRRRSRSRDKRRSRSRDKRRSLSRDRRRSRERRRSRDRKSPSRSRDRRRSRERRPRSRSRPRRSWSRAMELQRKRSAERLRKKSRSPRKRSLSKRRSPPPRKKSRSRSRRRSRTHSPPERKRKSRSRERMLPQGHSDQQGVSHRNRESREPSVVKVDKAQLLEAARKNMQAMLQRGVVAKGLPVAAAAAVNATVKVVAAAVAAAAADPRSSLAAKLDVASSATSTPPNEPPVLPLAQSGDGTGPAVTLGMTDEPPKIKKSLAALTEICRAISDEEKREYAGEVEPKTAEEVAEEFQQTHHHPFKLKEPPPPIRFNIPNATNLPVKTLAEKVADAAHLHKQFPVSSGNQHRVKELEWVPVEKTEPAPAPKVARAAAAKSRAAPSTEGGTSPLALMPPPLPKTETFSPLPTVATPPVFQVEDVPLPVSSAVISSTVMEPPDPAPARKADTAKTDKGTALLEAKDEPPEQDSQASVSSKDEDCALDLHTKGESPPGKSDCLDDDSKQDKAAVAKHENVDESQCKTQCNAFSDDPNPTFLIEEVPLESIPLPEGPYVPPETHQSQLSGSPDHQDETSVSVQTPARRARKRRSQGSGIMHWNKDLPRKLN from the exons ATGGAGGACATTTCGTTGCCTCACGATACCAGAGTCGAAGACATTTTAGCCGACTATTTCACGAAGAAGATCGAAGGCAAGGACGCGGAGGCCAAGGAGAAGCACTCGGACTCGCAGCACAGCTCCAAATCCAAGAAGTCCAAGAAGCGCAagcacaagaagaagaaaaaacacaaaacccGAAAAGCTCATTCAGAGAAC gaggaggaggaacgtGCCCGCTCTAGTGCAGACGAATGCTGGGTGGAGGTAACGGCAGGCAAGGACAAGGAAAACTCTGCGAAGGATAAGTCAGATAGCACTGACAAAGAaccaaagaagaaacaaaagagcaAAAGCAAGCGTAGAGATGCTAGTGCCTCTTCAAATTTAGATGCTGCAACGGCGCAAGATGTGCCGTCGAAAGACAAGGGTGGCACATGCAAAGATGAAGACCGCGGCGGCGGCAAAGGTGACACTGTCCAGAAGGAGCCAGCAACCAAGGACGATGTTAAACAAGCTGAGCATACTGGGCACACATCTAGGAGGTCAAGTTTATCTACATCTCCGGCAAGGAGCAGGCGGGCTTCTAGCAGCTCTGACTCAGATGATGACCACAAAAGCGCATCTGCAGCAGAGCCTGCTAGCCGTGCTTCGAAAGCAGAACCACCTAAAAAACCAACGCAAAAGAAAGGGCGAAGCTACAGAACAAAGCGTTGTCGATCATCTGGCTCGTCGGATTCGTCTGAAGATGACCGAGACAAGCAGAGCAGAAGTCGGAGCCGAAGTCTCTCGCAAGGGGCGAGCCCTCGACTTTCTAGGCAGAACAGGGCACGCAGTTCCAGCAGAAGCCGGCGCGGCACTCAGAGCAAGGATTTGAGACAAGAAAGGAGCAAGAGCAGAGATGACAGCAGATACGACCGATCACGAGATCGTTCTCGTAGTCCAAAAAGGTCAAGTCCCGTTAGAAGCCAGCTCCATGGCCAAAGTCGCAGTAGGCTGAGCCGTAGTCCTGAAAGATCAAGGATGGGCCGTAGCCGTAGCCGAAGGCGTTCGCAGGGTCGTCACAGTCGTAGCCCAAGGCGTTACGAAAGTCTTCGTGGCCATAGCCCAAGGCGTTCTGAAGTTATTCGCAACCGCAGCCCAAGACGTACCGAAGGTCGTCGCAGCCGTAGCCCAAGGCGTACCGAGAGTCGTCGCAGCCGTAGCCCAAGACGTCCTGAAAGTCGTCGCAGCCCAAGCCCGAGCCGTGGTCGAGGGTGGTCTGGAAGCAAGCAAAGCCGTGGTCGAACACCACCAAGGCGGAGTCGAAGCCGCAAAAGGTCAGTGAGTCGGCAGCGAGGTCGCCGTAGTCAAAGCCCTAGCTCTAAGCATTCTCGACGAAGTACGAGCAGAGATAAAAGACACGAGAGAAAAAGTCAAAGTcctaaaggagagagaaaaagtcGTAGTTGCAGCCGTAAACGGTCGGTGAGCACACAAAGGCGCTCTTCACGTCATTCAAGCAGTGGTGACAGTTCTTCAGATCGCAGCAAGTCTaatgagagagataaaaaaactgAGGAGAAAGCCTCCAGTGCGAGAGCTTCAACACCTGATAAGGGCAGTGCAAGTTCTGTCGAtgaagacgagaaagaaaaacGGGCAAAGTCTGCAGAGGAGAAATTGAAACGGGGCAAATCGAGTGACAAGGAAAGTTCCAATGATGGCGGCAAAAACCAAGTGGTTCTTTATGGACCGTTTGAGGAAGAAGAAGCTAGTTTTGATGAGGAGCCAAGTCCCGACAGAGCGGAATCGACCACAAAACCCACGCAGCCAGAGACGTGCTCTGGTGGTGCTGGCAAGAATGTGAAAAACCAACCAGCAACCAGCAGCCTCGATGCAGTGCCACTGCCAGCAGAGCCTGCAGCCCAGTCTGAAGACACTCAACTAGAGGACATGGACATTTCAGACTCGCCATCCTCGGGCGGTGTGCTTGAAGTGGAGGACAGCCTCAGCCAAAGCCTGACTTCTGGTGAACGTCACAGCTCACCCTCCGTCAGTTCTCATCATCAGAATGAAACCAGGGCCTCGCAACAGTGCGTGCCACCGCAGAAGGTCCCTACGTCTGAAGAGACATTGGCTAAGACAGCACCGACTAAAGCTGCCATTCCTTGGACCTATGCTGAAATGCAGCCACCACCTCCGCCCCCTTGGTTGAAGCCTGAAGTAACGAAGCCTGTGGGCCAGGTGAGGCCTTTTGTTAGAGAAGTTAATCCAAGCGAGTTGGCAGCACAAAAGGGCCTCTTGCAGGGGAAGCAAGAAGGGGTTGGTGCTGTTGGCTCCCTGGTCACAGTGCAGCCATCCACTGATCCTCCGTTGATCGCTCCCGACAAGTCCACATACAGAGCTGAAGAACTGTCTGCTTTGGCAAACTCTGCGGCAAAGGCTGCACAACAATCTGCTTTTCCCGATGTTTCAGCAAAGCTGATACCACAGATATCTCTTGCAACTGTGCCGCCGCCACCTGTAAATGTGCACAGTGGGGCACTGTATTCGGCTACTGTGATGCCAGTACATGTTCCTTACCAGTTTATGGGTTTGCCAGGGCATGGTCAAGTCGGCCCTGGTGCTACATTGCCAGTTGCACAGGAAAAGTCCGCCCACGTGACTGAGCAGCACCATGAGCAGTGCCCACCCCAACCACAACAGAGCCGCGATAACCAACCGTCGGACTCTGCAGACTCTACTAGCACTGCTCCCCAGCTTAGTGGACCACCTGTGAGTGAGTCAAATCCTCCATCTCCCACAAAAAAGTCAGAAGTTACAAGTAAAGCTCCAGATGTAGGTGTAGCAGAGGAAGCAAAAGATGGCAATGAATCAGGGAGCTCGTCCAGAAGCTCTTCACCAGCAGAAGGGCGAAGTCGTAGCAGCAGCAAGGAGAGATTGAACTCTCGTACGTCTAGAAGTCGCAGTGGGGACCGGGAGATCGCAAAACGATCGCGGAGTAGTGAGTCTCGAAGCCCGAGCAGTGACGCCAAGCGGCTGCGCAAGGACGATCGTGCAGACTCTGAGGAAAAGAGGACGAAAAGCGAGGGTCTCGACAGACATGATAGTGCAAGCCCAGACCGCAAGGCACGTGACAGCCGTGCTAGAAAAAAGAGCGTGAGCCCAGACAGGAAGCAGAGCAAGACTAATGACCGTAAAAGGAGCAAGAGCCGAGACAGAAGACGGAGTAAAAGCCGTGACAGAAGGAGCAAGAGTCGGGATAGACGGAGAAGCCAGAGTCGAGATAGGAAAAGAAGCCCAATCCGCGAGCGGAGGAGAAGCAAAAGTCGCGAAAGAAGGCCGAGCAAAAGCCGAGAGCGAAGGAGGAGCAAGAGTCGGGACAGGAAAAGGAGCAAGAGTAGGGACAGAAAGAGGAGCAAGAGCCGAGAACGAAAACGGAGCAAAAGTCGTGAGCGAAAGAGAAGCAAGAGTCGTGATCGGAGAAGGAGCAAAAGCCGTGACAGGAAAAGAAGCCGAAGCCGTGACCGCAAGAGAAGCAAGAGCCGTGAGCGGCGTACTAGTGTTGGCCGTAGTGGAACACGGTCAGCGCGAAGGAGAAGTGCCAGCAGGTCTCGCAGAAGCCGCAGCCGCGACCAGACCAAAAGACGTAGCCAAAGCAGAGAGAGGGCACGCCAGCGGCGAAGCCAGAGCAAGGGGAGAGACTCAAGCAGGAGGAAGTCTAGAGACCGAGAGGCTCCGAGGGGGGGCCTAATCCTGAAGCGATacaagaacgagctcagcagtgAGTCTGACAGCAGCCCCGAAAGAAAAAGTAAAGCAAAGCCCTCTTCACCTGTCAAAAAAAGGCAACGCAGGGACAGTGATGCTGAAAGTGTTAGCTCAGGGGATGATAAGCCTGAAGATAACAGGGTGGCATCGCCAATGATGTCTGACACTGATGAGCCTGACGCAGATGGCAAAGGTGATGACTGTACagatagcgagaaagagaaagaacttgAGAAGCAACAATCCTCAGAAACAGCGAGTAAAGATAAATACAAGGATGCTCCATACGGACCACTTCCCCCAAATGAAGCCGTCACTCCTCCAGCACCCAAGGATGCACACCATTCTGATGATGAAATGGATGATGAGCAGGATGTACCAGCTGGCTCTAATATTAGCTCATCCTTGGAAACAAAAGCAGGTAGCAAGGCACTTCACACTCAGGTCGTGAGTAGCAGTAGTTCCAAAGAGAGCATTTGCTTGGCTGGGGACACATTGTTGGCAAGCAGTAAAGGCCATGGCACTTGTTCGGACAGTACTGCGCGTAGAAGCCCAGAACTGAAGCAAGAACGGCAAGAAAGGAGTACAAATAAAGGAGACAAGATGAATTCTGAGAAGCTCAGTGTCCCATGTGGTGAAAGCGCTGTGTCGAGCTCAACTGGCAGTCCTGGACAGCCAGAAGAGCGACCCAAAAGCAGAGGAGGACTTTCTGAAGATttgaacacaaaaaaaataagTGGAGGAAATTCATCCTCTGTGCGAGGTCCACCTGCCTGTACGGATCCTAATGATGACGGTGAAAAAAAGCCAAGTACGACGACAGACGACAAAGCTAAAGAAGCCAGTTACAATGATGACACAAGGAGTACCTCGGACAATGAACGCAAGAGCCGCAGCAGGAGTCCATCGAGCACATCCTCCATTGAAAGAGCTCGGACAAGGAGAGAGTCCTCATCTTCAAGCACCAGTCCGAGCCCAGAGAGGGACGCTTCTAAAGAGCCCAGCAAAAGCAGGAGCACATCTCCAGACAGTCCTGACAGGGAGACACGAGATGAAAGTCCTGAGAAGAAAAGCCGAAGCCGGGATGCGAAAAGGAGCCGtagcagagagaaaaaaagaagtaaaagtcAAGAAAAGAGAAGGAGCCACAGCCGGGAGAAAAAGAGGAGCCACAGTCGCGAGAAAAAGAGAAGCCTGAgccgagagaaaaagagaagcaaGAGTCGTGAGAGGAGAATGAGCCGTAGCCGAGACAGAAGTCGTCGCAGCAAGGAGAGGAAAAGAAGCAGGAGCCGAGAGAAGAAACGAAGTCCCAGCCGCGAAAAGAGGCGGAGCCGCAGCCGTGAGAAGCGAAGGAGTCGCAGTAGGGACAAAAGGAGAAGCCGCAGCCGAGAAAGGAAGCCAAGCCCTAGTCGGGACAAAAGGAGAAGCCGCAGCCGAGAGAAGAAGCGAAGCATAAGCCGAGATAGGCGCAGGAGCCGTAGCCGAGACAAGAGGCGGAGCCGCAGCCGAGACAAGAGGAGGAGCCTCAGCCGGGACAGGAGGCGCAGCCGAGAGAGGAGGAGAAGCCGCGACAGGAAGAGCCCAAGTCGAAGCCGAGACAGGCGGAGGAGCCGAGAGAGAAGGCCTCGCAGCAGGAGCCGTCCGCGACGAAGCTGGAGCCGGGCCATGGAGCTGCAGCGTAAGCGGAGTGCCGAACGGTTGCGGAAGAAGAGCAGGAGCCCCCGGAAGAGAAGCCTGAGCAAAAGGAGGTCGCCGCCGCCACGTAAGAAGAGCCGCAGTCGCAGCCGGCGGCGTTCTAGAACCCACAGTCCTCCAGAACGGAAGAGGAAAAGCCGCAGCCGTGAAAG AATGCTACCGCAAGGCCACAGCGACCAGCAGGGAGTCAGCCACAGGAACAGGGAGAGCAG GGAGCCCTCGGTGGTCAAGGTGGACAAGGCCCAGCTGCTGGAAGCTGCCCGCAAGAACATGCAGGCCATGCTGCAGCGCGGTGTGGTCGCCAAGGGCCTCCCTGTGGCTGCGGCTGCGGCTGTGAACGCGACTGTCAAA GTGGTGGCCGCGGCAGTGGCGGCGGCTGCAGCTGATCCGAGGTCATCGCTGGCCGCCAAGTTGGACGTGGCTTCGTCTGCGACTTCTACGCCCCCGAATGAGCCTCCAGTCTTGCCCCTGGCGCAGTCGGGAGATGGTACGGGCCCCGCTGTCACCCTTGGCATGACCGACGAGCCGCCAAAGATCAAAAAGTCCCTGGCTGCACTCACTG AAATCTGCAGGGCCATCTCTGACGAAGAAAAGCGCGAGTACGCTGGCGAAGTGGAACCCAAGACAGCTGAGGAAGTGGCTGAAGAGTTCCAGCAAACACACCACCACCCTTTCAAACTGAAGGAACCTCCACCCCCGATTAGGTTTAACATTCCT AATGCCACCAACCTTCCCGTGAAGACGCTCGCTGAGAAGGTGGCCGATGCTGCGCACCTGCACAAACAGTTTCCCGTCTCGAGCGGGAACCAGCACCGTGTGAAAGAGCTCGAGTGGGTGCCCGTGGAGAAGACTGAGCCGGCGCCGGCGCCCAAGGTCGCTCGGGCCGCCGCCGCCAAGAGCCGTGCCGCTCCTTCGACGGAGGGGGGCACTTCCCCGCTTGCCCTGATGCCTCCCCCTTTGCCCAAAACTGAAACCTTTTCCCCGCTGCCCACTGTTGCCACTCCGCCTGTGTTTCAGGTGGAGGATGTTCCGCTGCCCGTCTCGTCGGCGGTGATTTCGTCTACTGTGATGGAGCCGCCAGACCCAGCGCCG